One Fictibacillus halophilus genomic window, AGGACGATCATAAACGTCGCAGCATTCAAACTGTGCTTTATCAATCATTAATGGCACTTACAAAGCTTTCTGCTCCTGTTCTTTCTCATACGGCTGATGAAGTATGGGAATACATCCCTGGCGTTGATGAAGTGAGTGTTCAATTAACAACGATGCCAGAAGTGAAGAACTACCAAGGTACAGAAAAGCTTGAAAAAGACTGGGATGTATTCATGGATGTTCGTGATGAAGTATTAAAAGCACTTGAAGAAGCGAGAAGCAAAAAAACAATTGGTAAGTCACTAACTGCTTCCATCACTCTTTATCCGACAGAAGCATTAAAACCATGGTTAGAATCAGTAGAAGATCTGAATAAGCTCTTTATCGTTTCTAAAGCTGAAGTTGGAGGAGTTAAATCAGAAGCTCCTGAATCTGCAGGAGTGTATGAGCATGTAGCTGTTTCGGTAAGCTCGGCAGAAGGTGAAACATGCGAACGCTGCTGGGTTGTATCTGAAGATGTTGGTAAGAATGATAGCCATCCTACTCTTTGTGCAAGCTGTGCAGATATCGTTGAGAAGCATTACGCTTAACAATTTAAGACTGTTTTCTAAACGAATGTTGCTATAGATGTTCTCACTTTCGTTTTCTTCATTGAAGTTGATTGGAGTGCATGAGACCCTTAAGGGCGGAAAGCGGCAAGGGGCTCACCGGTCGCCCCGCGGAAAGCGAAGCAACCTGGAACGGAGATCAACTACTTACAAGAGCAACAAGGTTTACTCAAACAGTTAATATTAAGTAAATCCCGCATTTTGCGGGATTTTTTACTTGTTCCGGTGTACATCATTGATAACAGACACAAATTAAATTGTAGAACGTCCGATGGCTGTGCTACAATTCATAAAGACATTAATTTCTGTATCGGAGGAGTTCTATTGTTTTATTATCTTGTAGCTTTGTTAATCTTGGTAATCGATCAGGTAACAAAGTGGCTAATCGTAAAGAATATGGAATTAGGGCAATCTATTCCTGTTATTGATCAAGTATTCTACATAACCTCTCACCGAAACAGGGGAGCCGCTTTTGGAATTCTCCAAGATCAGCGATACTTTTTTATTATTATTACCGTAATAGTTGTAGGTGCAGTGATTTATTATCTACAAAAACATGCTCATGATACACTGCTTAAAACAGCGCTTGCTCTAGTCTTAGGGGGGGCTATTGGTAATTTTATCGATCGTTTGCTTCGCGGAGAAGTTGTTGATTTTCTGAATGTTTACATCGGCAGCTATGACTTCCCGATTTTTAATGTAGCCGACAGTGCACTTGTAGTCGGTGTTGGTTTGATTTTTATTCAAAGTTTTATGGAAAGCAAAAAGAAGGAGCCAGAAAATGAACAAATTTGAATATACGGTAACTCCTGAACAAGCAGGAAACCGTATTGATAAAGTTTTGTCTGATGTCCAAGATGATTGGTCACGATCTCAGATTCAAAACTGGATAAAAGATAAGATTGTGTTGTTAGAAGGAAAACCCGTAAAGTCTAATTATAAATGTGCAACTGGTGATGCGATAGAGATTGATATTCCAGAACCAGAAGTACTAGATGTTGTTCCAGAAGAGATGAATCTGGATATCGTCTTTGAAGATTCTGATGTACTCGTTGTAAATAAGCCTCGTGGGATGGTCGTACACCCCGCACCTGGCCATTACAGTGGAACACTTGTCAACGGACTAATGGCACACTGTAAAGACCTATCTGGAATCAATGGTGTACTTCGTCCAGGGATCGTCCACCGTATTGATAAAGATACATCTGGTTTATTGATGGTCGCAAAGAACGATAAGGCTCATGAATCA contains:
- the lspA gene encoding signal peptidase II; amino-acid sequence: MFYYLVALLILVIDQVTKWLIVKNMELGQSIPVIDQVFYITSHRNRGAAFGILQDQRYFFIIITVIVVGAVIYYLQKHAHDTLLKTALALVLGGAIGNFIDRLLRGEVVDFLNVYIGSYDFPIFNVADSALVVGVGLIFIQSFMESKKKEPENEQI
- a CDS encoding RluA family pseudouridine synthase, which produces MNKFEYTVTPEQAGNRIDKVLSDVQDDWSRSQIQNWIKDKIVLLEGKPVKSNYKCATGDAIEIDIPEPEVLDVVPEEMNLDIVFEDSDVLVVNKPRGMVVHPAPGHYSGTLVNGLMAHCKDLSGINGVLRPGIVHRIDKDTSGLLMVAKNDKAHESLVNQLKAKTTTRVYKAIVHGVMPHDQGTIDAPIGRDKSDRQKMTVTDENSRDAVTHFNVIKRFTNYTFVECQLETGRTHQIRVHMKYIGFPLAGDPKYGPSKTLQIEGQALHAQTLGFDHPTTGEYMEFEREIPADMVELLDLLEKRS